The genomic region AGAAAATTTGTTCTCACTCCCAAAGGCaaagcatatttccaacaaacactgTGCATTGTTGGGGTGTGGTTACTTGCCTCTATGGTTGGCGCGCACGTGATTTTCACCTAAAAACACACTGCGTGTGCAATAAGTGTTGAAATATTAGGGTGGGCCTTGTACCCATGTAACAATTTTAGAAAAATATCTAAGGGACCATGTGAGATATATGGCAAtgggtgtggtgggaagtttaatcccaccttgctagttgaagaggagttggaccttctTATAAGGGATTATCttccacatgctattggagcttgagaagagaagtggTTCCTGGGCGCTCCGCCCGCCTCGTCGCACCGCGCCGCGCCATGAGAATGAGCCGAGCCCACCTACCTATATATGTGAGGCGTCTTCCAACCATAGCCGTCACACGAAACAGATCGCATCTGTCAATACGCCCACTGCGTTTCTTTTGTTGTTGTTGCCGCCGGTGATCCCATCCCATCCATCGCATGCACGGTTGatgggagagcaggcctccgagaCCCCGCCTCTCTGGATCCTGTACGGAAGAGGGGCGATTAGGTATTTAGCTGGAGCGTCTCCTAGAGATTGCTCGCCATTGTTCGTCTACTTTCTCCACGTCtgcgtcgccttcgtcatcaccatgtgcATCGACGTTGAATGTGTCGTCGCTGAGAAGAAGGCAACCGAGGATGCTGTTGCAACCGCCGTCGCTGCGGCCTCTGCCTGGCCTATCGAGGGGTATAACATGTGTTTCCCTCTCATGTTTATTTCTGTCTTAGCAGTATTAGCTATGtgtagatgtttctactatatgcGTACTACATGCTAATCCGGTTCGTAGTCAGTATGCCAGTAATTTTGTCAATGTCATATTCATGATTTATTCTTAAATTAATTTAATCAAAAAATAGCCTATTTACTCAGTAATAAGCACTGCCTTTTCCTTTATGTCCAAATCTCACATCCAATAAAAGCTAAGGACGACAACGTCACAAGGAAAAACACCGGGACCAGGTTAACTAATGTTCGCAACCTAGTGATCAGCAATGATAATTCCACAAGAAAATGAATTGAATGAACGAAGAATGGCGCGGCAAAGCGCGCGACAACTTCTTGTCTGCAGACGAGCATCGCTCAAATCTGTATGTTTTAAACCAAAAAGGACAATCTGGTGTTTTGGCATGCGAGCAAACAGGCATGCTGCAATTCAGGGATTGATTTTGTAAGTTGTATGATAAAAGTTTTCGCGTCAGTAGATTTTTCCAGCCAAcaactcttcttcctcttccaaccATCCCTTCCCCCGCGATTCTCTACCCAGCCCCTCGTTCATCGACGACATCACGACGAACCGAATCGTTCTCACCTCCGACAAGGACCTGACAGGCCCTCGCCGGCCATCCCATTTCGAGCGTGGACGCTGTTTAATCCAAGCGGCTTCAAAACAAAAAACATGTGAAACCCTTCCTGTGCGGCTCGTATTCTTATCCATGAGAACAGATTTAAATAAAGTTTGATTTCAAGGAACCCACAAATAGCCCGCCCGACTTGGGAATAAATCCTGGTATAATATTCTCGTAATTCGAGAGGTTTACAGCCATATTCATACGTACGTAGTAGATATGCCTCCAAGGAGCATAAAATAAAACTGAACTCCCCGTGGAAAAAGGGGAAACAGAAGAGAAAAAAACCGTCTAGTAGTACTACAAATACCGCCAGAAGTCAAACATTGTAAATACAGAGCCCCTGCCCCTGAGACTTTAGAAAAGTATATACGCGAGCCAGCATTTCTAATGTTCCAAGGGTCGTTGACTTCTCCAGCAGCTCAATGCAAATACGTATTGAACTAGTACAAAATTTTGTATGGTTCAGACGCAAATTTCTTCTGTTCAACCTAACGTCGAAAGTCAACCACCACGGGGAATCCCACGGCGAGCCCAAGCATGGCGCGATCGGCCGGCTCCTCCTCCAGTGCCGGCTCGTTCAGGTCGAgcgccagctcggccgccgccgccgccttcttgtTGCCGTCCTCGTTCGGCCCGAGGCCGAGGCTGAGGCCAAGCCCGACGCCGGGCCCTGCCGCCGCGACGGCGCGGTGGCGGCGCATGTGGCCGCCGAGCGCCTGGCCGACGGCGAACTCGAGCCCGCAGATGGAGCAGCCGTGCACCTTGGGCTTGGGCGGCTCAGCGCCGGCGCCGTCCGCCAGGCGCGGCTTCTTGTGGCTAGCACGGTGCCCGCCGAGCGCCTGGAAGGACGGGAACCGCCGGCTGCAGGTCTTGCACTCGAACACCCTCTCGGGCGACGAAGGCCCGTAGTGGGCGTGGTGCTGGTGGTGGCCGGAGAAGAGCAGCAGGATGCGCGCCATGTCGCCGCTGTCCAGGTCCAGCAGGCTGACCGAGGTCGACTCGGCCTGCTGCCTAGACCTCTTCCCATGGGCCATTAGTCCAAGAGCAGAGCGCAAGACCAGAAGACAACCGAGACAAAGCTAGGAGAAGGAAGGCTGATGGGCAGGTGCTTTCGGATGGGTCCGGATGAGTGAGAGGAAGAGATGATCTGGCGCGTATTTATAGCTAGAGAAGTCCACTGTTGCATGCCAAATGCTTTGTCAAGGCGCGCGAGGGGCCGTGGTTCGTTAGGCCGCACGTCGCCGTGACGGCATGCATGAGGGCGGACAAAAGAGGGGACGGATCCATCCACCGGTGGCCCGAGCTGAGCTGAGCCGCCGCGCGGCGAGCCGAAACCGTTCAATCTGGTTGCGCTAGAAATCAAAGCCGGGCCGTTCCGCTACTTCCATGCGCTAGCTCGTCTCGTACCGCGCGTGCGCGTACTTGTTACGAACGAAGCTATAGATATGGTGTGCCGCCACTGGCCGTGTGCTGAGTGATGATGGCTTTTTCGTTCGGGTCCCATTCCAAGTGAGCAGGCTGCTTTTGCATAGGATATAAACCCTGGCAAGCAACTGGGGCTGCTACTAGCTGAGAAGAGTGAGGGTTCTGAATTCCTATGCCCACTGATCCTGATCGATCAACCCATGAGCGCCCACAGTTCACGGTGCTAAAGCTTTCGGTGAGAGAGACGTGCGCTTTCGATCCCGATCCTTTTCATGGTCGTTATTTTGTTGTTGCTGCCAACGATCCTTTTCATGGTCGTTTGCTGTGACTGCGAGAGCTTTGATTTGTGTCCCGTTCGTCGAAAAGATAACGAATATAGATAGGGTTTCTCCTTTCATTGGCCTACACTACACACTCATCTGTAAGATTAATGCTAGACCCGGTACCAGTCTCCGCTAAATAGATCCGGTGCCAGTCTACCCTGCAACAAAAATTATTCGAATTAAGCTCCAGGTACCTCCAACTGTAGCACACCGTTTTTCCTTCTTAGACGTGGTATGCATAATTGGCAGTGGTGTCGCACGAACCCATGCGTCCTGTGCCAGGGCAAGCAGGCGCAGTGAGACTTCTTCTGCATCACACGAATTAAAATGTAAATTGTTTATGACGCTCGTCGTCAGAACCGGCCTAGCATAGACGAGTTCGAGAGGTGCACTGCACGTATTAATATATACATCACGCAGATGTACACCAACGACTTCATTCGCTTCAATAATTGAGACGAGAAATTCGGATCCCACTCTGTATTACTCCGTATTTCAGTTGTAAAAGCGAGCGAGAGAGAAGAACAGTGCACACTCCGGCCGCTGACATCACCTGCTACAAACAACATATTCTTGCTCTACACTCAGAAGTCAAAGCATATAAAAAGGCTTGTACGTCTGTGCGCTGTGTGCTTTGCTCATCATGTGCTATTATAAGAGTTGAAATTAAGTAAGATCCGTTACCTAATTTTATATTAAAGTCCGTACCTTGGTAAACACTTCGAGGAAGAACCAACCACCGTCCAAGGAACGGCTTACTAGTTCTCTTTAGAGcgtggttaatagtatagccagctgatggCTATAAAAAACTGTCATATCATCTATAGTCATCTATTATACTCACTTATATAATAAGGCAGATTATAAGATTGGCTACAAGATTAATATTTTTATAAgcatctctctttctctttctttccaTTTAATATATTTGTTAGAAGTTAGCATATagttaggctcttgcatgagagcccactcttcttattttcttcatgTCTCTCTTCTTCATATAGGCAAAAATACCATGTAAGCTGGCTATAAGCTCATTATTGTACTTGCTTTTCGTCTATTATAAGATAGTTGTACTTTCTAGTACTCATTAGAGCTTTGCATTCTTGAGTGCGAGCCAAGACTAGTTATTTATGGACGTTGATTGCAGCTTAACTATCGTCCCCCCACTCAGTTACAAAGCAACGAACGTTTTCATTCACTCAATAATAAAACCACTCCCATCGAATGCTCTAAGACTTGTCATATGCAAAAATAGATAAATTTTTCATGATGTTGTATAAGAAATTGCCATGTATAAAAAGATTGTCATGTTGCAGCAGAATAATTACCATGTGTTTTCAGGTCTTTGCCATGATTGTAGCAAAGAATTGCCAGCCTAAAAAATGGTGGAAATAACCATGCTCCGGGATTTGCCATGTTGGCTGAAGGGAATTGCAATGGTAAGTCAGCATAAAAAGGTGAAAAATGGTGTGCTCTCAAACCAGACATGGCTATCCCAAATGTGCTCACTCAGATTGTCATCCGGCAAACCATTTAGTATCGTTAGCTTGCAGTTCCGTTCAGACGAGTTTGTGGAAGCGAATGCTTTAGGATTCACGTGCGGGATCCGCCATGCCTGGCGGCATTCGCTAGGAATGGCTAAAATTTGATGTCAGATCGTTAGCATTTAGGTTATTTATTGAGCTGGTAATGACATTCCATTTTACAGCGAGACATTCTTGTTTACCTCAAGAACATGTAACAACCAAGATGTTTCAAGCGCCCATGAGGAGTTATGTTGTTCATTTATTAGTAGAAAGAATTGGCTGGCTAATTAAGAAAATATATGAAACCTGATATAATTAGCTGAACGTGTCCAACGGAACTAGGCCTAGAGCCAATCCATGTTGATGATGCAATGAACTCAATGGATAGACACACACAAAAACCAAAAACATGTGGATAAACAACTCCGCCTAAAATGGTTGCACCCTGCAACTTCGAGAGAGAAGAAGTGAGGTCTTCTATGGGCGGAGTCGACATGGGATGCTCCTGCGGTGTCAAGGAAACCTCCACCTAGGAGAACCCCACGCCATCTAAGGTGTCTGATAAACCGAAACCAAAACCAAAACCAACAACCTCGTTGCCCACATGACACGAGACCAACAATGTTGGCCGAACTTCTAATTGCGTGTCCCACCCTGTGCGACTCATGCACACAACCATTCACTATCGCCTCAATGACACCCGTCACATGCCATGAAGTCGCAACACCACATAACCCGACTACATCGCAACAGTTCACAGATCATGGTAATCTGCATGACTCGACCACCTCTCTAGCCTCTTCCCATGGATCAGGCGTTGGATTTGCCTTTACAAATATCCCAATAACTAGATCGAATGTTATTTCTATTGTATAACCTGAATTCCAAGATTCTAGAGTTTGTCGAGGTGGAGGTCCATATCCACGGTCTTTTGGTTTTTTTCCTTGTGTTGATCCATTTTTGCCTTTTCTCCTGTAGTTGTTATAGAGTTTTAAGAGAAGATGTTTGTTCTGACCATCTGATCCACGAGTCTAATTTACTTAAAGTATATTTGATTCAAAGGATTGGGTTGAAATCCTTCCAAAAAAATGTATTGGTCCTTGTATGATTTAACCCCATAAGAATTTTACAAAGGATTCCTTTGTACTACATTTCTTAGGGATTTTAGCTTTCACTTAAACCTCTTCGAGagaattttttgtttttctttttcttttggcatGACATTACAATCTTATGTTATTTTTATTCTTGTATTTTTGCAATCATGCGGATCAAAGAGACCCGCGGGTGCTTTatggaaggaaaaaagaaaaacttgTGAGCAGGTACTAACACCTTGCATATTCGGACAACTTGTGCTACTATTGTAATGTGGCTTGTGGTTGCGGAGTGCGAGAAGAGAAAGCCTGCGCTCGTACGCAGGCAGTGACGTCTTTTTCCAACAAATTGTTGGTGCCAAGGCCAAGTTGTTCAGGCAGTTGGGTTAAGGGGGTAGCTCAACTCAGAGTTCGTCCTAGTGTTAAGCTGCATGTCGCATACTTTCTTTGAATAATGCAAACAAAGCTCATCTCCACGTTTTCCCGCCCCTTGGTAGTGATCCACAGAGCACACGAACAGTTGCACTGCTCATGGTAATCTCTTGTTTACAGTGGCAATTGTTCTATTATTACTCAAGTAAAAAAAATCATATTCTTTATAATCGTAAAATGAAATGGGTTATGTACAGTAATCAAAATCGCCCAGATTCATTGTCTCTGAACCAAATAGACCTTAGACTCTCACAAATACGGATTATGTACTCCTAATAACAAGTTGGAATAATATTTAAAAAATAACAAGTTGGATTATAAGATCACCTAATGCATGTATCAGCGGGATAAGATGGGGTTGACACGTTTCTCTGTTGAGTGCCGGGTAGTGGCACGATCGATGAGCCAAGAGTTGCCTATTAAAAATAGTtttatttatatgaaaaaaatacaaatgGGTTAGGAGCCCTACCCTTCGCAGCAGCCAAAGTGCACCGACCTAGCCTTTCATTGGCGTCACGGATTGACCTTGCACGGCACTGAAGGTAGGAGACACCAAGAACTGTTCAGTTAGAAGTCTAATGCTTCTATACTATTCCTTGTTCCAGAGAATGCTTCTATACTCTGAAATGGtgggaaataaaataataacagtCATAAATAATGAAAAAATATGCGTCGAAGAGCTTGAACATTTGGCTGGATTGCTGTTGGGCTGACATTTGCTTATAGAAGATAAGTTCATGCTTTTCCccttgatgatgaggaggaagtgTCCTTGTAGAGTGTAGGTGTAGATAATTGGGGTATATCTGACTgcctatttttttttaaaaataatacacTTTTTCTAATAATTTAGAGAAATAGTACGCGTTTTTTTAAATACATAGTCGGCCATGTCGAAGCCGATTGGCTGCAGTCGGCCGTGGCTAAGGAAACAGGCTGCACTCGGCCACGGCGAGGCTGATAAGTGGCCACTCGGCCACGTGGAAGCCTACGATAGGCCATACCACGTCACGACCCCTCCACTCGGcctggcgggtgagggagtcctggactaaggggtcctcgggcgtccgacctgttggacatgggccggactgatgggctacgaagatacaagaccgaagactctcatccgtgtctggatgggactctccttgacgtggatggcaagcttggcgataggatatgaagatttctttctctgtaaccgactgtgTACAACCCTAATCccttccgtgtctatataaactggagggtttagtccatagagacaatcataatcacataggctagacctttagggttttagccattacgatctcgaggtagatcaactcttgtaatactcatattcatcaagataaatcaaacaggaagtagggtattacctccatagagagggcctgaacctgggtaaacatagtgtccccggtctcctgttaccatcaaccttatacgcacagttcgggaccccctacccgagatccgtcggttttgacaccgacattggtgctttcattgagagttccactgtgacgtcgaagtcagggttgatggctcgccttttGATTAAGGGCAATATCACCGCCGAAGGAGCTCTGGCCCCGGGCCAAACCCTTCGACTGGGtagcttcatcatgaccgcccgttcggccggtgagccgacgatgacttctcgggtcatcaaaaatcgccTCTGAATTggctccgaatactccaaacggatggatccaaaTGAATTGTCGTCCTTGAACGAACTCTTGGATCACATCgtcgccttgggggtcgctacagactacgatcggattgggtttaaacccgatcagagagaaatcaaatctccaccgatcatcCATCAgttagcggtagtagaggagcaaaacaacaactctccctctatactgaggacgaactatgttcggatctccgagctcgaagagccggatacctgtccgcggAACGGCATGCCTTGCTCTCTGAACCCGGAATCAGAGGGTAGACCTGAAAAATCGGTCGatctcccggagcccgaactatcaAGCTCGGAAATTTCTCAAACTctggatcccaaattgggtcaggatttggatttaagtccacccacccacccagatatacgcgATCTCACATATCTACGGTAGTAGTctcaggaaatagtccatcacttttgggccagattcctccttatcaaggacaagattaaagattgccgcgacgaagacgtgATCTCAATATTCCGCAGCAATTGtatggacgaaggaatcctcaacgccatcaatcgctgTCACGTGTTACACTTCGCGGACTTgccaaccatagtacagaagtactgcgcaatggaaagcgcctggaaaactcaggcagctcgctgggaaccaccagtttccactcaacccttcgtccaggcaaaaaggatgcaccctcacggggTGTCCGACACAGCAATAAAGAAATCTAGACCCATTACGGGACGCGGAACCGTTCTAGAGGGATgtctcgataggccatgcaaaatacacacaacaccggataccatacctacccacagccttagagcatgttggatactctggcaagtggccaagagtggcgaggatatcctcaccaaaaatacctcagAGCAACACCCCCCGGAAGGCGACGACCTCAGGGTATTGATGGTCTTTGAGACTTTCgtttcaaacaatcggcgcaaaagggccttccgtgacctcgccgaagtctgccaagtcacaacaatacacccttggaacgacacggccataaccttcaataccagtgacgaaccaaaattccggacagcccgGGCACTAGCCACCCTGGttctcaatccaattgtggatggctttcggctcaccaaagtgctcatggatggcggcagcggactaaacctcatctacgaggataccctcaataaaatggaaatagacaggagccgtatcgagcaaagtagcacgaccttccgaggaatcattcccagtcgggaggcacgatgcgcgggaaaaattacacttgacgtggtattcggcacaccggagaactatcggtccgaagagataaccttccaagtggcccctttcaacagtggataccacACCCTGTTGGGTTgagatgcattcacatgcttcCAAGCCATAattcattacgggtatatgaagctcaagattcacgggcccaatggtattatcactctcactagtgatccggatatagccctccacgccgaaaacaaaacatcatccctggcccttgaggcattatctgaggccctcgcggccgaagagttaaccgcgctgcactcgatggtggatagggacgacgtaatccttgataagcgctccaaatccacctccttcaatccagcagacaaaatagtcaaattccaagtccacctgACGGACCCAAAGAAGACAGCCTCCATCGGAGCACAACTGGACCCAATGGTGGATGCCGCACTACGagcgttcctacgcgagaactgggacatattctcctggcacccttctgatatgccaggaataccacgcaggttggccgagcacatcctcaatatattgaagggatacaagtcggtcaagcaaacattgcggcgcttttccgaacccaaacgacaagctatgggggaggagctagccaagttaattgaggcccgattcatcagagaaataaaacctccggactggctagcaaacctggtgatgatgccaaagaaggataaatcctggcgcatgtgcgtcgatttcaaagacctcaacaaagcttgcactaaggatcccttccccctccccgcatcgatcaaattattgatgccactgcaggacacaactcactgtgtttcctcgatgcatattctggataccatcatattaaaatgaaggaatccaaccaagccgcaatggcattcattaccccatacgggcatttctgcttcaacactatgcccaagagtgttcgatcacggtgacTTCCAAAGTATCACTGAATGACATAATacacaaccgcgacgccacgggccgaattgccaagtgggccattcaGATCCTTCCATTcaacataacatataagccacgccaggccatcaaatcacaagtaatagcggacttcgtcgctgaatggatagaggccgaactccctaaagagtacggcacatattccaactaggtcatgcacttcgatggttctaaaatgctggcgggcttaggcGCGGGCATTGTTTAATGCCCCCCaccggagacacagttcaatacatactccaaatattatatatagactccaacaatgcagtcgaatacgaggccttattgcacggtcttcggatggctctctccatggacatacaacgcctggaagtgcgcggggactggaacctcgcaatatctcaaataaatggacatttcgatgccaaagatctgaagatggcggcttactgtaatgccgttctcaaaatgtcggctcggttcgaggggctcgagtttcaccatgtggcttgagaaagtaatcaagcagcggatgtccttgctcgcatcggcgctaagcgtgaccccgtcccacctaacatctttctggaaaggctttttaagccatccgtggtgtggcaaagggagagcggcaacaccagtccggatccgaccataacccagattccgaacacactgatataatcggaggctcagccaccaaaataacaccgtcggcccatcttatcatggcagtcattacctcatggaccgaacccttcttggcctaccttaataggcgagagctccctggggatcaaaatgaggctcgctgcattgttcggtgttcgaaagcctacaaggtccacgaaggagagctctacaagaaaagcgctaccggagtacttcaaagatgtatctccgaggaagaggggtggaagctcttggctgaaattcatgtcggtCTCGGTGGACACCACGCCATAGCTcgacccttgtaagcaaggccttctgtacaggtttctattggccgacggcccgagcagatgcacaggaccttgtccaacgttgtgtcggatgccagcttttcgctaaccaaagccatatgccgcccaccgctctacaaacaatccccattacttggccttttgcggtctgggggctggatatggtcggaccccttaaaggaggcagccataagaaaaaatatctgctggttatggtagataagttcactaagtggatagaggtcaAACCAGTTAATACGGCTGaagctggaccagtgatagactttatatccggtgtcatgcaccgttatggtgtcccacacagtatcatcaccgacaacggctccaattttacagccgatgaggtgaaagcctggtgtgctaatcataattatctatagattcatgcatatcattattttataTCAAAGCAATGGTCATTTtttaataaattctttgacatagacattatgagcatagttttcatggcaatatttaactatgtcaagattttcagattcatagagagtaatatcatacttttcaatcaaagaagcaacttcataagcacccttaaaagcaacaaattcttcaatttgttcgatatcgtagtaactataaacaccctttgcataagaagatgatttcattatcattaaactcacataggtaggggaggtgtttgatgtctactacacaaccttcttcttgtagacgttattgggcctccaagtgcagaggtttttaggatagtaggaaatttccctcaagtggatgacctaaggtttatcaatccgtaggaggcgtaggatgaagatggtctttctcaagcaaccctgcaaccaaataacaaagagtctcttgtgtccccaacacacccaatacaatggtaaattgtataggtgcactagttcggcgaagagatggtgaaacaagtggtatatggatagtagataaaggtatttgtaatctgaaattataaaaacagcaaggtagcaagtgataaaagtgagcgtaaacggtattgcaatgcgttgaaacaaggcctagggttcatactttcactagtgtaagtcctctcaacaatactaacataattggatcataaaactatccctcaacatgcaacaaagagtcactccaaagtcactaatagcggagaacaaacgaagagattatggtagggtacggaaccaccttaaagttattctttccaatcaatccgttgggctattcctataagtgtcacaaacagccctagagttcatactagaataacaccttaagatacaaatcaaccaaaaccctaatgtcacctagatactccaatgtgacctcaagtatccgtgggcatgattatacgatatgcatcacacaatctcacattcatctattcaaccaacacaaaggacctcaaagagtgccccaaagttctaccggagaatcacgacgaaaacatgtgccaacccctatgcataggttcatgggcggaacccgcaagttgatcaccaaaacatacatcaagtgaatcacgtgatatcccattgtcaccatagatacgcacggcaagacatacatcaagtgttcttaaatctttaaagactcaatccgataagataacttcaaaggggaaactcaattcattacaagagagtagaggagggaagaaacatcataggatccaaatataatagcaaagctcatgatacatcaagatcgtatcacctcaagaacacgagagagagagagagagatcaaacacatagctactggtacatacgctcagccccgagggagaactactccctcctcgtcatggagagcatcgggatgatgaagatggccaccggagaaggattccccctccggcagggtgccggaacgggtctagattggttttcggtggctacggaggcttctggcggcggaactcccgatctattgtgtgttctgatagttttacgatacgtaggtatatatgggtgcagggggtacgtcggaggagctacgggggccccacgaggcagggggcgcgccctccaccctcgtgagcacctcccgtatctcttgacgtggagtccaagtctatctggtggctttcgttccaaaaataacttctccagttgatttcattccatttcgactccgtttgatattccttttcttcgaaacactgaaataggcataaaacagcaaatctgggctgggcctccggttaataggttagtcccaaaagtaatataaaagtggataataaagcccaatattgcccaaaatagtagataatatagcatggagcaatcaaaaattatagatacgttggagacgtatcagtgttttttagggttcttagagcaacaagtcagATCACAAAtctcacaaagattccaagcatagcatagcaatatgtttatttgatcccataagagtatccctttttcagacaaacggtgacacacgaaatgagcatgctcatctaaagatttcccatcaactaggctagttggggtttcagcacgagcgcataaggatcgaagatgatccatgtagaacactttaagtggatccataacaatagatttttagcaagcaaagatgcaaggaaaTAGAGGGCATAtggaaacacaaagaaagatacacACGGGAAGAAAGCgagcggaaaa from Triticum aestivum cultivar Chinese Spring chromosome 4A, IWGSC CS RefSeq v2.1, whole genome shotgun sequence harbors:
- the LOC123081842 gene encoding zinc finger protein ZAT12-like, producing the protein MAHGKRSRQQAESTSVSLLDLDSGDMARILLLFSGHHQHHAHYGPSSPERVFECKTCSRRFPSFQALGGHRASHKKPRLADGAGAEPPKPKVHGCSICGLEFAVGQALGGHMRRHRAVAAAGPGVGLGLSLGLGPNEDGNKKAAAAAELALDLNEPALEEEPADRAMLGLAVGFPVVVDFRR